The nucleotide sequence ATAATTTCTCTCCAAGCTTTAGACAAACATTAACAAAAGAAGAAAAAATTGCAATGGATTTTCTTAGATTACTTGATAATTTCAAATAAAAAAGTGGATTTAATCCACTTTTTTTTACTTTTCATATTCCATTAAAACTATTGGATTATCTATAAAAAATGCTGGACATTTAAATTTAGGTAAATTTTCTAGCACCTCCGCTTTTTCCTTTGTCGCTATAACTATTTTTTTTTCAGCTTTATTTATTGTTTCCATACTTAAAGTTATTCTTTTGTGCGGATGGTTTGAACTTTCCGTTATAAGAGTTGGCTCTAATACTTCTATATCATCCATTGTAAATATTGATCCTGTATGTCCATCCTCTCCTATTCCTAAATAAACTGCATCAAATTTTATATCACCTTTAAAATACTTTAATAATCTTTTCTCATAATCAATCTTTGAATCCAAAGGAGTTTTTAATATCTCTATTTTATGTATATTTTTTTCAGGAATATCAATTTTATCTAAAAGATTCTTTTTTAAAAGGTTATAATTA is from Cetobacterium somerae ATCC BAA-474 and encodes:
- the pgl gene encoding 6-phosphogluconolactonase, encoding MRLIKVSKKSDLYKKAIDIFKETTYGKDVVNIAFSGGRTPKEFFTKLSKEDIDWEKINIFLVDERFVPLDSNNSNYNLLKKNLLDKIDIPEKNIHKIEILKTPLDSKIDYEKRLLKYFKGDIKFDAVYLGIGEDGHTGSIFTMDDIEVLEPTLITESSNHPHKRITLSMETINKAEKKIVIATKEKAEVLENLPKFKCPAFFIDNPIVLMEYEK